The Punica granatum isolate Tunisia-2019 chromosome 4, ASM765513v2, whole genome shotgun sequence genome has a window encoding:
- the LOC116205493 gene encoding pentatricopeptide repeat-containing protein At1g09900-like yields the protein MNSQTQLSVGSTAPIGPTLFPPPSSPAKNSARSSLSLSGEKQSPATARVLALHRLIKKTEKRVVPCGYINGKSSNSFIAADSLHSLEESEESNNQLRRLVRNGELDPAFRFLETMVYRGDIPDVIACTSLIRGFCKLGKTRKATRVMEILEGSGAVPDVITYNVLISGYCKSGEIDNALGVLEQMSVTPDVVTYNTILRTLCDSGKLKQAMQVLDMQLKKECYPDVITYTILIEATCKECGVEQAMKLLDEMRSKGCKPDVVTYNVLINGICKEGRLDEAIDFLNSMPSYGCQPNVITHNIVLRSMCSTGRWMDAEKLLSDMLRKGCSPSVVTFNILINFLCRKGLLGRAIDVLEKMPRHGCIPNSLSYNPLIHGFCKEKRMERAIEYLDIMVSRGCYPDIVTYNTLLTALCKDGKVEVAVEILNQLSMKGCSPVLITYNTVIDGLSKSGRTDRAIELLSEMRRKGLRPDIITYSSLVGGLSREGKVDEAIKFFHELEGLGVKPNAITYNSIMLGLCKARRTHRAIDFLAYMVSRKCKPTEITYTILIEGIAYEGLAEEALELLNELCSRGVVKKSSAEQVAVKM from the coding sequence ATGAACTCCCAGACCCAGTTATCGGTGGGGTCGACTGCCCCGATTGGTCCCACTCTGTTTCCGCCTCCGAGTAGTCCGGCAAAGAACTCTGCCCGGTCGTCACTTTCTCTGTCTGGTGAGAAGCAGAGCCCGGCCACTGCCCGGGTCCTCGCCCTGCATAGATTGataaagaaaaccgaaaagagaGTAGTCCCTTGCGGGTACATAAATGGTAAGAGCTCCAATTCCTTCATTGCTGCTGACTCGTTGCACAGTCTCGAGGAATCAGAAGAGAGCAACAACCAGCTCCGCCGCCTGGTCCGTAACGGCGAGCTCGACCCTGCCTTCAGGTTCCTTGAGACCATGGTCTACCGTGGGGACATCCCCGACGTAATAGCCTGCACCAGTCTCATCCGTGGGTTCTGCAAGCTCGGAAAGACCCGCAAGGCGACCCGTGTCATGGAGATCCTGGAGGGCTCCGGTGCCGTCCCAGATGTCATAACTTACAATGTCCTCATCAGTGGGTACTGTAAGTCCGGCGAGATTGACAACGCGTTGGGGGTCTTGGAACAGATGAGCGTAACACCCGATGTGGTCACTTACAACACAATCTTGCGTACTCTCTGCGATAGCGGGAAGCTGAAGCAGGCAATGCAGGTCTTGGATATGCAGTTGAAGAAGGAGTGTTACCCCGATGTGATTACTTACACAATCTTGATCGAGGCTACCTGCAAGGAGTGTGGGGTGGAGCAGGCAATGAAGCTGCTGGACGAGATGAGGAGCAAAGGGTGTAAGCCTGATGTCGTGACTTACAATGTTCTCATCAACGGTATTTGCAAGGAAGGCAGATTGGATGAGGCGATCGATTTCTTGAATAGCATGCCTTCTTATGGGTGCCAGCCCAATGTGATCACCCACAATATCGTGCTCCGCAGTATGTGTAGCACCGGAAGGTGGATGGATGCGGAGAAGCTGCTCTCTGATATGCTCAGAAAAGGCTGTTCTCCAAGTGTTGTCACTTTCAATATATTGATAAATTTCTTGTGCCGGAAGGGGCTTCTAGGCAGAGCGATTGATGTGTTGGAGAAGATGCCAAGACACGGGTGTATCCCAAACTCATTGAGTTACAACCCTTTAATCCATGGGTTCTGCAAGGAGAAAAGGATGGAGAGGGCAATAGAGTATCTTGATATAATGGTTTCAAGGGGATGTTACCCTGATATTGTGACTTACAACACTCTTCTCACGGCACTCTGCAAGGATGGGAAGGTTGAGGTTGCAGTTGAGATACTTAATCAACTGAGCATGAAAGGTTGCTCACCGGTTTTGATCACGTACAATACTGTGATTGATGGGCTGTCGAAGTCGGGGAGGACAGATCGGGCAATAGAGCTCCTCAGTGAGATGCGAAGGAAGGGCCTCAGGCCTGATATAATTACCTACTCATCCCTTGTTGGGGGACTCAGCAGGGAAGGGAAAGTGGATGAGGCAATCAAGTTCTTCCACGAGCTGGAAGGGCTCGGTGTGAAGCCCAATGCGATAACCTACAACTCGATAATGTTGGGCCTTTGCAAGGCCCGTCGGACTCACCGGGCGATTGATTTTTTGGCCTACATGGTGTCGAGGAAGTGTAAGCCCACCGAGATCACGTATACGATTCTCATCGAGGGCATAGCATACGAAGGTTTAGCGGAGGAGGCCCTAGAGCTGTTGAACGAACTGTGCTCAAGAGGAGTCGTGAAGAAGAGTTCCGCAGAACAAGTAGCAGTGAAAATGTAA